A single Struthio camelus isolate bStrCam1 chromosome 8, bStrCam1.hap1, whole genome shotgun sequence DNA region contains:
- the PRPF38A gene encoding pre-mRNA-splicing factor 38A, with protein MANRTVKDAHSIHGTNPQYLVEKIIRTRIYESKYWKEECFGLTAELVVDKAMELKYVGGVYGGNIKPTPFLCLTLKMLQIQPEKDIIVEFIKNEDFKYVRMLGALYMRLTGTAIDCYKYLEPLYNDYRKIKSQNRNGEFELMHVDEFIDELLHEERVCDIILPRLQKRYVLEEAEQLEPRVSALEEDMDDVESSEEEEEEDEKLERAPSPDHRRRGYRDLDKPRRSPAVRYRRSRSRSPRRRSRSPKRRSPSPRRERHRSKSPRRHRSRSRERRHRSRSKSPGHHRSHRHRSHSKSPERSKKSHKKSRRGNE; from the exons ATGGCGAACCGGACGGTGAAGGACGCGCACAGCATCCACGGCACCAACCCGCAGTACCTGGTGGAGAAGATCATCCGCACCCGCATCTACGAGTCCAAGTACTGGAAGGAGGAGTGCTTCGGCCTCACGG CCGAGCTGGTGGTGGATAAGGCCATGGAGCTCAAGTACGTCGGCGGCGTCTACGGCGGCAACATCAAGCCCACGCCCTTCTTATGCTTGACGCTGAAGATGCTGCAGATCCAGCCCGAGAAGGACATCATCGTGGAGTTCATAAAAAACGAAGACTTCAA ATATGTCCGAATGCTTGGTGCATTGTACATGAGACTGACAGGCACTGCCATTGATTGCTACAAATATCTTGAACCACTGTACAATGATTATcgaaaaataaaaagtcagaacAGAAATGGCG AATTTGAACTGATGCACGTGGATGAATTTATTGATGAACTACTCCATGAGGAACGCGTGTGTGATATCATTCTGCCTCGATTACAG AAACGGTATGTTCTGGAAGAAGCTGAGCAACTTGAGCCTCGTGTTAGTGCTTTGGAAGAGGACATGGATGATGTGGAGTctagtgaggaggaagaggaagaagatgaaaaa CTGGAGCGAGCACCTTCTCCGGATCACCGCAGAAGAGGTTACAGAGACCTAGATAAACCCCGCAGATCTCCTGCTGTGCGATACAGGCGGAGCCGAAGCAGGTCTCCAAGAAG ACGAAGCCGctctccaaagaggagaag TCCTTCGCCACGCCGGGAGAGGCATCGCAGCAAAAGCCCAAGACGACACCGCAGCAGATCCAGAGAGAGGCGCCACAGATCAAGATCTAAATCTCCAG ggCACCACCGTAGTCACAGGCACAGAAGTCACTCTAAGTCACCTGAAAG atCTAAGAAAAGCCACAAGAAAAGTCGTCGAGGGAATGAATAG